The Clostridiales bacterium genome includes the window TCAAGTAGCCTGTAAATAATTAATGATATAAAACAAGTGGTGAAATGTGCTTCTATTCTATCATCCTTACTTAAGTATACAGGCCTTGCTTTGAATTCACTTTTCATAATTCTAAAGCATTCTTCTATTTCCCATCTCCTTTGATTAATTTTGATTATTTCAGAAGCAGCGTCATCAAGGTTTGTACAAACAGCATAAAACCCATCAAAGGTTTCTTCTTTCTGTATAAGAGCAGTGTTAATGCTGTATATTTCATCTTCTGCAATCTCTCCATCAGGAGTGCAGCTTGTTTTATTAATAAATCTTTTATAATCGTTTTGATTGAATTTTTTTATTTTAGTTGGATTGGTATCTATTGTCTTTTGAGCACGTTCTATTTGTGAGTTTCGGATTTTACGCTGATAATCTCTATATTTAATGGAGTATGTTACAATAATTTTTTGCTCAAGACCGTTTTCCTTGATCCAACGTTCCTTGTAAAAGATTTTATTTTTATATTTTTCCTCATCAATCTCAGAAATATCATAGGTCCTGACATCTCCTGGGAGCTGCCATTTATTTGTGTCAAGTGCCCAATTTTTCAGATGTTTTTTTAATTTTTTAATAGATTGGGTGGTGATAAAAGCCCTTTCATCCTTGTCGTTAAATCTTCGATTATCTTCAGAAGCAAGTCCTGCATCAGTGCACACTATAAATTTAGAAAGTTTAAAATCAGACAAAATTTTCTTTTCTAATGGCTTTAATGTAAGCTGTTCGTTTGTATTCCCCTTGTTAATGCTAAAAGCAAGAGGAGTGCCATCTCCGTCCATAAACAGTCCCATTTGAATGATTGGATTTGGCCTGTGTTCTTTTGATGGGCCATATTGCTTGTTTCCATCTTCTTGCTCTATTTCAAAAAAGTAATTGGTGCAATCATAGTAAAGCACACCGTTATTCCTCTTGCAAATCTTCAAACTGTTCTCATATAAAGAGGATTGTATAAAATCTATTTCTTTGGCGAGGACTTCAAGAGCTCTGTATATTTGATGCAAATCAAAATTTGGTTGTTCAATAAACCTTTTAGAAAGCTGATAGGTTGCAAGCTTTGAAGAAGGATAAATAACTCTACTGTAAATTAGCCTGGAAAGGATAGAATCCAAGTCAAAATCAAATTTATATTTTTGTGAAATTTCTTTGCAAATCTTATTAAGACATAGTTCGTGATATATTTTTTGTAGAAAAAGATATCCTCCGTTAAAAAAATGCCGCTCATCTTTATTGATTATTTTTGAGGGAGAATATTTAACAAGTACTTCTTGTTTTTCTTCTTTCTCTTTTTTGTTGAGTTCTTCTATGTACTTCTTTGCCCATTCGATTGGATCCTGCCCGTTAAG containing:
- a CDS encoding IS1634 family transposase, with the translated sequence MRLQISKSKNAASLYVIKTIYINKKEHTKIVEKLGTVAELKKKLNGQDPIEWAKKYIEELNKKEKEEKQEVLVKYSPSKIINKDERHFFNGGYLFLQKIYHELCLNKICKEISQKYKFDFDLDSILSRLIYSRVIYPSSKLATYQLSKRFIEQPNFDLHQIYRALEVLAKEIDFIQSSLYENSLKICKRNNGVLYYDCTNYFFEIEQEDGNKQYGPSKEHRPNPIIQMGLFMDGDGTPLAFSINKGNTNEQLTLKPLEKKILSDFKLSKFIVCTDAGLASEDNRRFNDKDERAFITTQSIKKLKKHLKNWALDTNKWQLPGDVRTYDISEIDEEKYKNKIFYKERWIKENGLEQKIIVTYSIKYRDYQRKIRNSQIERAQKTIDTNPTKIKKFNQNDYKRFINKTSCTPDGEIAEDEIYSINTALIQKEETFDGFYAVCTNLDDAASEIIKINQRRWEIEECFRIMKSEFKARPVYLSKDDRIEAHFTTCFISLIIYRLLEKRLNEKFTCNEIIDGLRDMNFFEGTGEGYVPTYTRTDFTDALHEAFGFRTDYQIVTTSMMKNIFKETNK